One genomic region from Zalophus californianus isolate mZalCal1 chromosome 2, mZalCal1.pri.v2, whole genome shotgun sequence encodes:
- the LOC113924645 gene encoding actin-related protein 2/3 complex subunit 3-like, which translates to MPAYHSSLMDPDTKLIGNMALLPIRSQFKGPAPRETKDTDIVDEAIYYFKANAFFKNYEIKNEADRTLIYITLYISECLKKLQKCNSKSQGEKEMYTLGITNFPIPGEPGFPLNAIYAKPANKQEDEVMRAYLQQLRQETGLRLCEKVFDPQNDKPSKWWTCFVKRQFMNNSLSGPGQ; encoded by the coding sequence ATGCCAGCTTACCACTCTTCTCTCATGGACCCTGACACCAAACTCATTGGAAACATGGCACTGTTGCCTATCAGAAGTCAGTTCAAAGGACCTGCCCCTAGAGAGACAAAAGATACAGATATTGTGGATGAAGCCATCTATTACTTTAAGGCCAATGCCTTCTTCAAAAACTATGAGATTAAGAATGAAGCTGATAGAACCTTGATATATATAACTCTCTACATTTCTGAGTGTCTAAAGAAACTCCAAAAGTGCAATTCCAAAAGCCaaggtgaaaaagaaatgtatacacTGGGAATCACTAATTTTCCCATTCCTGGAGAGCCTGGTTTTCCACTTAATGCAATTTATGCCAAACCTGCAAACAAACAGGAAGATGAGGTGATGAGGGCCTACTTACAGCAGCTGAGACAAGAGACTGGACTGAGACTTTGTGAGAAAGTTTTTGACCCTCAGAATGATAAACCTAGCAAGTGGTGGACTTGCTTTGTGAAGAGACAGTTCATGAACAACAGTCTTTCAGGACCTGGACAGTGA